The DNA region TGAAGTAGTCTGGAAACATATCAAAGTATTTGTGCTTCATATATCGAATTTTCACGAGAAtctattcaaatttttaattaagCAATATATAGATACACACGAATGTATAAATCCTTCACATTTTATCGCATACACCGGAAGAACAAATCATGCAAGCAATAAGCTCCTAAATTCACCACCCCTCACATTTCTTTCTTTCCATGAGGACCATTAAATAAGCAATGGACTTGCGTCCCATGTTTTTATGTTTCATCTATTGTAACCACGAAATGACTGAATTGTTATACAGGTCTCTTCACAAGAAACAGCTCAAAGCCATACAAAACAGTAAACATCATATTCAAATCCCATCTAACTGTTATCTCTGTATAATTCTTCTTTCTCCATATTATTTTCCCAAATAAACACATTAGCATGCGGCATGCAAGAATAAGCTTCTCACACAAAGATTTGGTACAAAAAAGGGATAACGTAAACTCACATAACGATTGTACATTTCCACAGCTTTCTCAGCTTCTTCCACCGTACTCATTGTCACAAACCCAAATCCACGACTTTGATCAGTGTCCCTATTGTAAATAACCTGTAAAAACAAAACATCAGCTCAATATTGACTTGCTGGTTTGCTTGCTTAAATTTTTAATGCTGAGGAAACTCTTAGAATGTTGGAATAGTTTCTTAAGACAGTGTCTACACGACTCAAGCTCTACATGTATCTCctcataaaataaataattttctccTACTGTCAATTTCCCCTttgtttttccaacatatggaACAAGAacctctgaaataaataaataaaattcaaacTTTTCAGTGAAATTGTCTCAATAGTTACCTCAGCAATCTCAACAACACCAGCCTGCTCAAAAAGCCGAGCCAGCCCTTCACTGTCTACATCATAAGGTAAATTCCCAACAAACAACTTAGCATCTTCAGGTGGTTCTTgaaactcctcctcctcctcttctgcTTCAACCTCATCACTCTCCCCAGCATCTTCAACTGCCTCTACAAACCCTTCTTCTTCTGTTTCTTCACCACTAGCTTCAAAGTTAAACAAGTCTCCAGATTCCTGTTCTTGGCCGTCAAGTATAAGGGTGTTTTCTTCTTCTTGCAGTGCAGAAACTGATGTTTTCTTTTTGAGGGATAAGATAAAGGGAAGTGATGAAGGAGAATAAGAGCAAGAAAGGTGGAGGAGTTTAATGGGTTTTAATGTGTTTGAAAGATGTGGGTAGgaaaaagatttggattttgtGGTGGTGGCAAAGAGGGGAGGAAGAGAAATGAGGCAACTGTTAGTTGCCATGGATGAAGGCTTTATTATTGGCTTGATTGCACAGGACATTTCTCTATGCCTCTCTAAGGAAGGGTTTCGAGTAGAAGGGTTTAGAGGAGGGACAGAGGATAAGATGAAGAGGACTGAGGAGAA from Nicotiana tabacum cultivar K326 chromosome 24, ASM71507v2, whole genome shotgun sequence includes:
- the LOC107772527 gene encoding 31 kDa ribonucleoprotein, chloroplastic-like, encoding MSCAIKPIIKPSSMATNSCLISLPPLFATTTKSKSFSYPHLSNTLKPIKLLHLSCSYSPSSLPFILSLKKKTSVSALQEEENTLILDGQEQESGDLFNFEASGEETEEEGFVEAVEDAGESDEVEAEEEEEEFQEPPEDAKLFVGNLPYDVDSEGLARLFEQAGVVEIAEVIYNRDTDQSRGFGFVTMSTVEEAEKAVEMYNRYDVNGRLLTVNKAARRGERPERPPRTFEQSYRIYVGNIPWGIDDARLEQLFSEHGKVVSARVVYDRETGRSRGFGFVTMASETEMSDAIANLDGQSLDGRTIRVNVAEDRSRRNMF